In Myxocyprinus asiaticus isolate MX2 ecotype Aquarium Trade chromosome 8, UBuf_Myxa_2, whole genome shotgun sequence, a single genomic region encodes these proteins:
- the LOC127445384 gene encoding G-protein coupled receptor 26-like, producing the protein MNLLEALLELLIVVIAIVSLVGNLLVLVCFTCSAEVRAQVPGIFIMNLSFCNILIAVLNMPSTLLGVVRRQKPFGDYFCYTVSFMDTFLTSNTMLSMAALSIDRWIAVVFPLTYSSKMRHKDAVLIVSYAWLHSLAFSLTAVLLSWVDYNPVYASCTMHLAEEGGRGQFMVFTVVFHAATFALSFFILCFTYLKVLQVARFHCKRIDVITVQTLLLLVDIHPSVKQRCLLEQKKRRQRAIKKICIFIGSFILCFAPYVITRLTELVPSVKINHYWGVVSKCLVYSKAASDPFVYSLLRKQYKKALIGVYNRILGRNSYTLSGNCSPSGTKNECYTRRVTKLLKDNCH; encoded by the exons ATGAACTTATTGGAAGCATTGCTGGAGTTACTAATCGTCGTCATTGCCATTGTGTCGCTCGTGGGGAACTTGCTGGTGTTAGTATGTTTCACCTGCAGCGCAGAAGTCCGTGCGCAGGTGCCGGGGATCTTTATCATGAACCTTTCTTTCTGCAACATCCTTATCGCCGTTCTCAACATGCCATCTACCTTACTTGGGGTCGTAAGACGTCAAAAGCCGTTTGGCGACTACTTTTGCTATACAGTGAGCTTTATGGACACTTTTCTGACTTCCAACACAATGCTGAGCATGGCAGCTCTCAGTATAGACCGCTGGATAGCGGTGGTTTTTCCTTTAACTTATTCAAGCAAAATGAGACACAAAGATGCTGTACTAATAGTCAGCTACGCTTGGCTACACTCACTTGCATTCTCTCTCACTGCTGTCCTGCTGTCCTGGGTCGACTATAATCCCGTTTACGCGTCGTGCACGATGCACCTTGCAGAAGAGGGTGGCCGGGGTCAGTTTATGGTGTTCACCGTGGTGTTTCACGCAGCGACTTTTGCACTCTCGTTTTTCATCCTGTGCTTCACCTACCTGAAAGTACTACAGGTTGCTCGATTCCATTGCAAGAGAATAGATGTTATAACGGTGCAGACACTTTTGCTCCTTGTCGACATTCACCCAAG TGTGAAACAACGGTGTTTACTGGAGCAGAAAAAACGAAGACAGAGAGCCATCAAGAAAATCTGCATATTCATCGGGTCATTCATCCTGTGCTTCGCCCCATATGTCATAACACg ATTGACTGAACTGGTTCCTTCAGTAAAGATCAACCATTATTGGGGGGTCGTGAGTAAGTGCCTGGTGTACAGCAAAGCTGCCTCTGACCCTTTCGTCTACTCCCTGTTACGGAAACAATATAAGAAGGCCCTCATTGGAGTGTACAATAGGATTTTGGGACGGAACTCATACACGCTCTCTGGTAACTGCAGCCCCTCAGGCACAAAAAATGAATGCTACACCCGGAGGGTTACCAAGCTTCTAAAGGATAACTGTCACTAA